The Pseudofrankia inefficax genome window below encodes:
- a CDS encoding TIGR03854 family LLM class F420-dependent oxidoreductase, with the protein MKVRIGIGLGGVSGAELSGLVKKIAQVDVDSLWLSEQLSSRAVDPMMGMAWALARTNRLKVGTAVNVLPGRNPVVYAKQLASLAALAPRRVLPVVGLGPARPAERDAFPVPPGRRGDVFDESLVVVRRLLSEPSVTHHGEFFHLDGLALGDRPERPLDLWLGGSGPKALRRVGRFGDGWLPSFITPAEAAVGLAAVNAAAAEAGRTVDPEHFGVSIRVALDGPAPDLKALRARRPEVDPAEYLPVGWAAIRAKVEEFVAAGFSKFVLYPAVRAEALPAFLDAFATELKPLET; encoded by the coding sequence GTGAAGGTCAGGATCGGGATCGGACTGGGTGGGGTCTCCGGCGCGGAGCTGTCCGGGCTGGTGAAGAAGATCGCCCAGGTCGACGTGGACTCGCTGTGGCTGTCCGAGCAGCTGTCCAGCCGGGCGGTCGACCCGATGATGGGGATGGCCTGGGCGCTGGCCCGCACCAACCGGCTCAAGGTTGGCACAGCCGTCAACGTGCTGCCGGGCCGCAATCCGGTCGTCTACGCCAAGCAGCTCGCGTCGCTGGCGGCGCTCGCCCCGCGCCGGGTGCTGCCCGTGGTCGGCCTCGGGCCGGCCAGGCCGGCCGAACGGGACGCGTTCCCGGTGCCGCCCGGCCGCCGTGGTGATGTCTTCGACGAATCGCTGGTGGTGGTGCGCCGGCTCCTGTCCGAGCCCTCCGTCACCCACCACGGCGAGTTCTTCCACCTGGACGGCCTGGCGCTCGGCGACCGCCCGGAACGTCCGCTGGATCTCTGGCTGGGTGGCTCCGGCCCGAAGGCGCTGCGACGGGTCGGCCGGTTCGGCGACGGCTGGCTGCCGAGCTTCATCACTCCGGCCGAGGCGGCCGTGGGGCTGGCCGCCGTCAACGCCGCGGCCGCCGAGGCGGGCCGGACGGTCGACCCGGAGCATTTCGGTGTCAGCATCCGGGTCGCCCTCGACGGGCCAGCGCCGGACCTGAAGGCCCTGCGGGCGCGCCGGCCGGAGGTCGACCCGGCCGAGTACCTCCCGGTCGGCTGGGCCGCGATCCGGGCGAAGGTCGAGGAGTTCGTCGCCGCCGGGTTCAGCAAGTTCGTGCTCTACCCAGCCGTCCGCGCCGAGGCCCTGCCCGCGTTCCTCGACGCCTTCGCCACCGAGCTCAAGCCCCTGGAGACCTGA
- a CDS encoding serine/threonine-protein kinase — translation MLGGGDVTAGPNRVVAGRYRLLAPLGAGAMGTVWRAFDQLLDAEVALKEIEFAGGVPDEERADRVERALREARHATKLRAHPNVVTILDVVLESGLPWIVMELVPSRSLFDVVRQDGPLPPVEVARIGLAMVDALAAAAEFGIIHRDVKPSNVLMANDGRIVLTDFGIATGDGDPTLTVTGVIGTPLYMAPERLNSLPATLESDLFSLGGTLYFAVEGQAPFARDSFSAMLAAIVLAPVAYPRQAGPIADALIGLLEKDPTTRMRVAVARRIFIDSIRAVDGAFLDPEATASAPRRTRAQPAGATQPQDVPVGVPATTAPPVLAAARPAPQAEPAGGRPAPPTALTATEEDGAIALSWEPSPTPGVVYRVFRLVADPAAPNGWRARGLGTTGVTGLVDAGVPKGVPFRHEVVAVLRDPSGHTMTVGPDSPAASAPVGTAPRTMSPRIHGLRADLLGDAIALSWRPMPGQNEVVIERVFDPSSSFQGAMRRFRGTGGQYLDHDVQPGATYRYRVWVAPAVHGTLALDLAEGAEVAATAIPRPRAVTDLESQRTPGGTVLRWTSVPGAVVRVYATPVATGSGLSGTGPFGPAGHEVRVGSLEGRARLVGESRRGRLLDPEGGADVVYSPVSVAGDRAIIGAAVMPG, via the coding sequence ATGTTGGGTGGGGGTGACGTGACAGCCGGGCCAAACCGAGTGGTGGCGGGTCGCTACCGGCTGCTCGCGCCGTTGGGCGCGGGCGCGATGGGCACCGTCTGGCGCGCCTTCGATCAGTTGCTCGACGCCGAGGTCGCGCTCAAGGAGATCGAGTTCGCCGGCGGCGTTCCCGACGAGGAGCGCGCCGACAGGGTCGAGCGCGCGCTACGCGAGGCCCGGCACGCGACCAAGCTGCGCGCCCACCCGAACGTGGTGACGATCCTGGACGTCGTCCTCGAGAGCGGGCTGCCCTGGATCGTGATGGAGCTGGTGCCCTCACGGTCGCTGTTCGACGTGGTGCGCCAGGACGGCCCGCTGCCGCCGGTCGAGGTGGCCAGGATCGGGCTCGCGATGGTCGACGCACTGGCCGCCGCGGCCGAGTTCGGCATCATCCACCGGGACGTCAAACCGTCCAACGTGCTGATGGCGAACGACGGCAGGATCGTGCTCACCGACTTCGGCATCGCCACCGGCGACGGAGATCCGACGCTGACCGTGACTGGTGTTATCGGAACTCCGCTTTACATGGCCCCGGAACGGCTGAACAGTCTGCCGGCCACGCTGGAGTCGGATCTCTTCAGCCTCGGCGGAACTCTTTACTTCGCGGTAGAAGGACAGGCGCCGTTCGCGCGGGACAGTTTCAGCGCGATGCTCGCGGCGATCGTGCTCGCTCCGGTCGCCTACCCACGGCAGGCCGGACCGATCGCCGACGCGCTGATCGGCCTGCTGGAGAAGGACCCGACGACCCGGATGCGGGTCGCCGTCGCACGCCGGATCTTCATCGACAGCATCCGCGCGGTCGACGGCGCGTTCCTCGACCCGGAGGCGACCGCGTCCGCCCCGCGCCGGACCCGCGCCCAGCCCGCCGGAGCGACCCAGCCGCAGGACGTCCCGGTCGGCGTCCCAGCCACGACCGCGCCTCCGGTGCTCGCCGCCGCTCGGCCGGCGCCGCAGGCCGAGCCGGCGGGCGGACGGCCGGCGCCACCGACCGCGCTGACCGCGACCGAGGAGGACGGCGCGATCGCGCTGAGCTGGGAGCCGTCGCCGACCCCCGGCGTCGTCTACCGGGTGTTCCGGCTGGTCGCGGACCCGGCGGCACCGAACGGCTGGCGCGCCCGGGGCCTCGGCACGACCGGCGTCACCGGGCTGGTCGACGCCGGGGTACCCAAGGGTGTGCCGTTCCGCCACGAGGTCGTCGCCGTGCTGCGCGACCCGTCCGGCCACACGATGACGGTCGGGCCGGACTCGCCGGCCGCGTCCGCGCCGGTCGGCACCGCGCCCCGGACCATGTCGCCCCGGATCCACGGTCTGCGCGCCGACCTGCTCGGCGACGCGATCGCGCTGTCCTGGCGGCCGATGCCCGGCCAGAACGAGGTCGTCATCGAGCGGGTCTTCGACCCGTCCTCGTCGTTCCAGGGCGCGATGCGCCGGTTCCGCGGCACCGGCGGGCAGTACCTCGACCACGACGTCCAGCCGGGGGCGACCTACCGCTACCGGGTCTGGGTCGCTCCGGCCGTCCACGGCACCCTCGCGCTCGACCTGGCGGAGGGCGCCGAGGTGGCCGCCACCGCGATCCCCCGCCCGCGCGCCGTCACCGACCTGGAGAGCCAGCGGACCCCGGGCGGCACCGTGCTGCGCTGGACGAGCGTGCCCGGTGCCGTCGTCCGGGTCTACGCGACCCCGGTCGCGACCGGGTCAGGGCTGTCCGGGACGGGGCCCTTCGGGCCGGCGGGGCACGAGGTGCGGGTCGGGTCGCTGGAAGGCCGGGCCCGGCTGGTCGGCGAGAGCCGCCGCGGCCGGCTGCTCGACCCGGAGGGCGGCGCCGACGTCGTCTACTCCCCGGTCAGCGTGGCCGGCGACCGCGCCATCATCGGCGCCGCCGTCATGCCAGGATGA
- a CDS encoding class I SAM-dependent methyltransferase produces the protein MSEAGSVQYEDVDETTARTASRRYWEDEAAAYQEEHGAFLGDVDFCWCPEGLRESEVRLLGDVYGKRVLEVGCGAAQCARWLTARGARVVGVDLSAGQLQHGAALGRKTGIEVGLAQADATALPIASESVDLACSAFGAVPFVADSGAVMREVARVLRPGGRWVFSTNHPMIWCLPDEPDETGLRVIQSYFDRRAYLERDGGGRPAYVETHRTMGDRVREIVAAGLVLLDVVEPEWPEENTEIWGQWGPVRGYYVPSTAIFVTARPD, from the coding sequence ATGAGCGAGGCGGGGTCCGTCCAGTACGAGGACGTCGACGAGACGACGGCCAGGACCGCGAGCCGGCGGTACTGGGAGGACGAGGCTGCCGCCTACCAGGAGGAGCACGGCGCCTTCCTCGGCGACGTCGACTTCTGCTGGTGCCCGGAGGGGCTGCGCGAGTCCGAGGTCCGGTTGCTGGGCGACGTCTACGGCAAGCGGGTGCTGGAGGTCGGCTGCGGCGCGGCGCAGTGCGCCCGCTGGCTGACCGCGCGCGGCGCGCGGGTCGTCGGCGTGGACCTGTCCGCGGGCCAGCTCCAGCACGGCGCCGCGCTCGGGCGCAAGACCGGGATCGAGGTCGGGCTCGCCCAGGCCGACGCGACCGCGCTGCCGATCGCGTCGGAGTCGGTGGACCTGGCGTGCTCGGCGTTCGGGGCGGTGCCGTTCGTCGCGGACAGCGGCGCGGTGATGCGCGAGGTCGCCCGGGTGCTGCGCCCGGGCGGGCGGTGGGTGTTCTCGACGAACCATCCGATGATCTGGTGCCTGCCGGACGAGCCGGACGAGACCGGGCTGCGCGTCATCCAGAGCTACTTCGACCGGCGCGCCTACCTGGAGCGCGACGGCGGCGGCCGGCCGGCCTACGTCGAGACGCACCGCACCATGGGCGACCGGGTCCGCGAGATCGTCGCCGCCGGCCTGGTGCTGCTCGACGTGGTGGAGCCCGAGTGGCCCGAGGAGAACACCGAGATCTGGGGCCAGTGGGGGCCGGTGCGCGGGTACTACGTGCCGTCCACGGCCATCTTCGTGACCGCCCGACCGGACTGA
- a CDS encoding OmpA family protein, protein MVRTRAGAVLAACALAVVAAGCTSTSSDTKFTPAAPGSRTLPSVAPFALPDLNSFIRLPDGSLMSSVNSDYLFDVGSDKLVPDAAAEIEKIVPAIQTHDGPVQILGFTDGVGTDSYNQDLSQRRADAVKAILVGAGVKASLLQAIGKGSDGAPAGVPDSTRRKVEIVLK, encoded by the coding sequence GTGGTTCGCACGCGCGCTGGAGCTGTCCTCGCGGCCTGCGCGCTCGCCGTCGTGGCGGCTGGGTGTACCTCTACCAGCAGCGATACAAAGTTCACCCCGGCCGCACCCGGCAGCCGGACGCTGCCGAGCGTCGCGCCGTTCGCGCTGCCGGACCTGAACAGCTTCATCAGGCTGCCCGACGGGAGCCTGATGTCGTCGGTCAACTCGGACTACCTGTTCGACGTCGGCAGCGACAAGCTGGTGCCCGACGCGGCCGCCGAGATCGAGAAGATCGTCCCGGCGATCCAGACCCACGACGGTCCGGTCCAGATCCTCGGTTTCACTGACGGTGTCGGAACGGACTCCTACAACCAGGACCTGTCGCAGCGCCGCGCGGACGCGGTGAAGGCCATCCTCGTGGGGGCCGGCGTCAAGGCGTCGCTCCTGCAGGCCATCGGGAAGGGCTCGGACGGCGCGCCCGCTGGCGTGCCCGACTCGACCCGTCGCAAGGTGGAGATCGTCCTCAAGTGA
- a CDS encoding sensor histidine kinase: protein MTSGLAVGRRAALACALAGTGLTVALVGAGVALTLTTGRTTAADEVMAWWLSSAVAALGYGLLGGWLAARRPRLSIGWLLLAIGLGHGLALAGPGWLVHELAASPARPRPLATAAMWVGNATWMAAVTGTATVLPLLLPDGRPASRRWRPVLLVAVAVVVCSTAQAATVPYGSFAPALERRGIHNPAGVSWASSAAVTAPLALLTAVTALVALWSLWRRARARPAADERERRQVRWILLGLGVSVVLFAAGFWLGPVLTALAMLPLPAACVVAAHRYQLWDVDLVVSRALAYGALTVVIGVCYAACVGLVGGLLGRTTGAPLLATALVAVFVEPLARRLRAQANRLVFGAAQDPHTVLSLVGARLRATEDAHTVSHRVLPELAAAVAGALRLRYTAIEVAGGETIEYGPPSAAAPGRSTPAGPAPRPELERIPLEYAGLPVGTLLLAPRPGGLRRTERRLLGDVARNAGVALHTVILARDVRRSREQLVNAREEERRRLHRELHDGFGPVLAAAALQAETARDLLPGDPAAAGKILDRVVPRLRGTVDDVRALVHGLRPPALDDLGLGPAVRELASRFAAPGLRVRVATADDLGALPAAAEVAVYRIVAEALTNAAKHAAAAEITVTLARSAAGLAVEIDDDGRGLPAAARPDGSAPRAGLGLASMRERVDELRGTFTIGPGRDGRGTRVSALLPTPAEG, encoded by the coding sequence GTGACGAGCGGTTTGGCGGTCGGCCGGCGGGCGGCCCTCGCATGTGCCCTGGCCGGCACCGGACTGACCGTGGCGCTCGTCGGGGCCGGTGTGGCGCTGACCCTCACCACGGGCCGAACCACGGCGGCGGACGAGGTCATGGCCTGGTGGCTGTCCAGCGCGGTCGCCGCGCTGGGCTACGGCCTGCTCGGTGGCTGGCTGGCGGCGCGGCGGCCGAGGCTGTCCATCGGCTGGCTGCTGCTGGCGATCGGGCTGGGCCACGGGCTCGCCCTCGCCGGGCCCGGCTGGCTGGTCCACGAGCTCGCGGCATCGCCCGCCCGGCCCCGCCCGCTCGCCACGGCCGCGATGTGGGTCGGCAACGCCACCTGGATGGCCGCCGTGACCGGGACTGCCACGGTTCTGCCGCTGCTGCTGCCGGACGGCCGTCCGGCGTCCCGGCGCTGGCGCCCGGTGCTCCTGGTGGCCGTCGCGGTGGTCGTCTGCTCGACCGCGCAGGCCGCCACCGTCCCCTACGGCTCGTTCGCCCCGGCGCTGGAGCGACGCGGGATCCACAATCCGGCCGGCGTCAGCTGGGCGTCGTCGGCCGCGGTGACCGCGCCACTGGCGCTGCTCACCGCCGTGACCGCGCTGGTCGCGCTGTGGTCGCTGTGGCGCCGGGCCCGCGCCCGCCCGGCGGCCGACGAGCGGGAGCGCCGGCAGGTGCGGTGGATTCTGCTGGGGCTCGGGGTGTCCGTGGTCCTCTTCGCGGCCGGGTTCTGGCTCGGGCCGGTCCTCACCGCGCTCGCGATGCTGCCCCTGCCGGCCGCCTGCGTCGTGGCGGCGCATCGCTACCAGCTGTGGGACGTCGACCTGGTGGTGAGCCGCGCCCTCGCCTACGGCGCACTCACCGTCGTCATCGGTGTCTGCTACGCCGCCTGCGTCGGGCTCGTCGGCGGCCTACTGGGCCGGACCACCGGAGCACCGCTGTTGGCCACCGCGCTGGTCGCCGTGTTCGTCGAACCGCTGGCCAGGCGGCTGCGGGCCCAGGCGAACCGGCTGGTGTTCGGCGCCGCGCAGGACCCGCACACCGTGTTGAGCCTGGTCGGCGCCCGGCTGCGGGCCACCGAGGACGCCCACACCGTCAGCCACCGCGTGCTGCCCGAGCTGGCTGCCGCCGTCGCCGGGGCGCTGCGGCTGCGGTACACGGCGATCGAGGTCGCCGGCGGCGAGACCATCGAGTACGGCCCGCCCTCGGCCGCCGCGCCGGGTCGCTCGACGCCGGCCGGCCCGGCCCCACGACCGGAGCTCGAACGGATTCCCCTGGAGTACGCCGGCCTGCCGGTCGGCACACTGCTGCTCGCGCCACGGCCGGGCGGGCTGCGCCGGACCGAGCGCCGGCTGCTCGGCGACGTCGCGCGCAACGCCGGCGTCGCGCTGCACACCGTCATCCTCGCCCGCGACGTGCGCCGCTCCCGCGAGCAGCTCGTCAACGCCCGGGAGGAGGAGCGCCGCCGGCTCCATCGCGAGCTGCACGACGGGTTCGGCCCGGTGCTCGCCGCCGCCGCGCTGCAGGCCGAGACCGCGCGGGACCTGCTTCCCGGCGACCCGGCGGCGGCGGGCAAGATCCTCGACCGGGTCGTCCCCAGGCTGCGCGGGACCGTCGACGACGTGCGGGCGCTCGTCCACGGGCTGCGCCCGCCCGCGCTCGACGATCTGGGCCTGGGCCCGGCCGTGCGCGAGCTCGCCAGCCGTTTCGCCGCGCCTGGCCTGCGGGTCCGGGTGGCCACGGCCGACGACCTGGGCGCGCTGCCCGCCGCGGCGGAGGTGGCCGTCTACCGCATCGTCGCGGAGGCGCTGACCAACGCGGCCAAACACGCCGCCGCCGCCGAGATCACCGTCACCCTCGCCCGCTCGGCGGCCGGCCTGGCCGTCGAGATCGACGACGACGGTCGAGGCCTGCCGGCCGCCGCGCGGCCCGACGGCTCGGCCCCCAGGGCCGGGCTCGGACTGGCGTCCATGCGGGAGCGGGTCGACGAGCTGCGCGGGACGTTCACGATCGGCCCTGGCCGCGACGGCCGCGGTACCCGGGTCAGCGCCCTGCTTCCGACACCGGCCGAGGGGTGA
- a CDS encoding response regulator, whose protein sequence is MRVLVVDDHPLFREGLTIAIETMPDVEVVGEAGDGEAAVEAAGRLAPDIVVMDLHMPGTNGIDATRRIVAEHPGIAVLVLTMLDGDDSVFAAMRAGARGYLLKGAERQEIARSLRAVAAGEVVFSAAIASRVLAWFATGGRSALAPFPELTDREREILDLVARGLTNPAIARRLFLSDKTVRNHVSNVFAKLQVADRAEAVARARDAGLGTGPL, encoded by the coding sequence GTGCGCGTGCTCGTGGTCGACGACCATCCGCTGTTCCGGGAAGGGCTGACCATCGCGATCGAGACGATGCCGGACGTCGAGGTGGTCGGGGAGGCCGGCGACGGCGAAGCGGCCGTCGAGGCGGCCGGCCGCCTCGCGCCGGACATCGTCGTGATGGATCTGCACATGCCCGGCACCAATGGCATCGACGCGACCAGACGGATCGTGGCCGAGCATCCCGGCATCGCCGTGCTCGTCCTGACCATGCTGGACGGCGACGACTCGGTGTTCGCCGCGATGCGCGCCGGAGCGCGTGGCTACCTCCTCAAGGGCGCCGAGCGCCAGGAGATCGCCCGTTCCCTGCGGGCCGTCGCCGCCGGCGAGGTGGTCTTCAGCGCGGCGATCGCCAGCCGGGTGCTGGCCTGGTTCGCCACCGGCGGCCGGTCCGCGCTGGCGCCGTTCCCGGAGCTGACCGACCGGGAGCGCGAGATCCTCGACCTGGTGGCCCGCGGCCTGACGAACCCGGCGATCGCCCGCCGGCTGTTCCTGTCCGACAAGACGGTGCGCAACCACGTGTCGAACGTGTTCGCCAAGCTCCAGGTGGCCGACCGGGCCGAGGCCGTCGCCCGCGCCCGCGACGCCGGCCTCGGCACCGGCCCGCTCTAG
- a CDS encoding tetratricopeptide repeat protein produces MLTEDDVDDIVIRAAGDGRHDAAAARFEALAGQPELHGQEINRASLLVDAGGQHGLAGDWDAAIRCYREAVADGGAQTIDPRVWLHDALLRRGQLEEAAALLKELRAARSQDPDFYAAVAESLEAQGLLADAHTWFTMGYHRCENADVPEFLLDLLLVGRRRVRASLGYPVDDLDELAEDYLAAAGD; encoded by the coding sequence ATGCTCACCGAGGACGACGTGGACGACATCGTGATCAGGGCGGCCGGGGACGGGCGGCACGATGCCGCGGCGGCCCGGTTCGAAGCGCTTGCCGGACAGCCGGAGCTGCACGGCCAGGAGATCAACCGGGCGTCGCTGCTGGTCGACGCGGGTGGGCAGCATGGCCTCGCCGGCGACTGGGACGCGGCGATCCGCTGCTACCGGGAGGCCGTCGCCGACGGCGGAGCCCAGACGATCGACCCCCGGGTCTGGCTGCACGACGCGCTGCTGCGCCGTGGCCAGTTGGAGGAGGCGGCGGCCCTGCTCAAGGAGCTGAGGGCCGCCCGCAGCCAGGACCCGGACTTCTACGCCGCGGTCGCCGAGTCGCTGGAGGCGCAGGGCCTGCTGGCCGACGCGCACACCTGGTTCACCATGGGCTACCACCGCTGCGAGAACGCGGACGTGCCGGAGTTCCTGCTGGACCTGCTGCTGGTCGGCCGTCGCCGGGTCCGCGCCAGCCTCGGCTACCCCGTCGACGACCTCGACGAGCTCGCCGAGGACTACCTGGCCGCCGCCGGCGACTAG
- a CDS encoding alpha/beta hydrolase: MRSGEAPERGAAPRAADGDAARADAARGGAARNNAAGDDGGRYDEISDREGGARVRAPFPERLPSLEERRRAAGGGPSRRRVLVAGAGVVVGAGLVAAAGGAVYEGWLPGRPRLIRAVEGCGTPGTPPAGVIAGPVTTTTFRSAARRRDVSLVVAYPPGYAPRPASGGGTSGSSTSRTTTGTGQLPALPLCLVLHGRGDDARSLVSGLAGPSYLAAATASGVAPFALAAVDGGETYWHRRANGDDPEKMLLDEVLPRLAAQGIGVDRFGVLGWSMGGYGGLLLARRQPARVVAVAASSPAVWGSYPDAAPGAFDSAADFAANRVLGAGPAGEVSYRIDCGNADPFSRQAHRLATELGAAERGFTVGCHDFGFWRRQLPAQLAFLGGALSG, encoded by the coding sequence ATGAGGTCGGGGGAAGCGCCGGAGCGGGGGGCCGCGCCGCGCGCCGCCGACGGCGACGCGGCCAGAGCTGACGCGGCCCGAGGCGGCGCGGCGCGGAACAACGCGGCCGGCGACGATGGGGGCAGGTACGACGAGATCAGTGACCGCGAGGGCGGCGCCCGCGTCAGGGCCCCGTTTCCCGAGCGGCTGCCGAGCCTGGAGGAGCGGCGGCGCGCGGCGGGTGGCGGGCCAAGCAGGCGGCGGGTGCTCGTCGCCGGCGCCGGGGTGGTGGTCGGCGCAGGCCTCGTGGCGGCCGCCGGAGGCGCGGTGTACGAGGGCTGGCTCCCGGGCCGGCCCCGGCTGATCAGGGCGGTCGAGGGCTGCGGAACCCCCGGCACTCCGCCGGCCGGCGTCATCGCCGGCCCGGTCACCACCACGACCTTCCGCAGCGCCGCCCGCCGCCGCGACGTGAGCCTGGTCGTCGCCTACCCACCGGGCTACGCCCCGCGGCCGGCCTCCGGCGGCGGCACCAGCGGGTCCTCCACCAGCCGCACCACGACCGGCACCGGGCAGCTGCCCGCGCTGCCGCTGTGCCTGGTGCTGCACGGCCGGGGCGACGACGCCCGCTCGCTCGTCTCCGGGCTGGCGGGGCCTTCCTACCTGGCAGCGGCGACGGCCTCCGGAGTGGCACCGTTCGCGCTGGCCGCGGTCGACGGCGGCGAGACGTACTGGCATCGGCGGGCGAACGGCGACGACCCCGAGAAGATGCTGCTCGACGAGGTCCTGCCCCGGCTCGCCGCGCAGGGGATCGGGGTCGACCGGTTCGGGGTGCTCGGCTGGTCGATGGGCGGCTACGGCGGGCTGCTGCTGGCCCGGCGTCAGCCGGCCCGGGTTGTCGCCGTCGCCGCGAGCAGCCCAGCGGTCTGGGGCAGCTATCCGGACGCGGCGCCCGGCGCGTTCGACTCGGCCGCCGACTTCGCGGCCAACCGGGTCCTCGGCGCCGGCCCCGCCGGTGAGGTCAGCTATCGGATCGACTGCGGCAACGCGGATCCGTTCAGCCGGCAGGCCCACAGGCTCGCCACCGAGCTGGGCGCGGCCGAGCGCGGGTTCACGGTGGGCTGCCACGACTTCGGCTTCTGGCGCCGTCAGCTTCCCGCCCAGCTGGCCTTCCTCGGCGGTGCCCTCTCCGGCTGA
- a CDS encoding LLM class flavin-dependent oxidoreductase, giving the protein MTSQPGGLAPVPFPLPLSVLDLVPVGTGVTPGDAIRNSLDLARRTEQLGFTRYWLAEHHGMPGIASAATALLIGQVAAATETIRVGSGGVMLPNHAPLVVAEQFGTLGAMFPGRIDLGLGRAPGTDQATARALRRITGRVLTEDEFPDQLAELTTFLAGAEFPRGHRLHGVTAFPRAEMPPIWLLGSSGYSAQVAGILSLPFAFAHHFSAQNTLPALELYRSSFRPSAGRERPYAMVAAAVLVADTDEHAQWLAGPIRLTMMRLRTGRPGTYPTPEEAEAYPWTDQEREVARQATASHVVGSPETVRRGLRDLLDATGADELMVTTNVHGHADRVHSYELLADLGKDLGSTRTPAGAVSEAARPTS; this is encoded by the coding sequence GTGACGTCGCAGCCTGGCGGGCTCGCGCCCGTGCCGTTTCCCTTGCCGTTGTCGGTGCTCGACCTCGTGCCGGTCGGGACGGGGGTGACGCCGGGGGACGCCATCCGCAACTCGCTCGACCTGGCTCGACGGACCGAACAGCTCGGCTTCACCCGCTACTGGCTGGCCGAGCACCACGGCATGCCGGGCATCGCGAGCGCGGCGACGGCCCTGCTGATCGGCCAGGTCGCGGCGGCGACCGAGACGATCCGCGTCGGTTCCGGCGGCGTCATGCTGCCCAACCACGCGCCGCTGGTGGTGGCCGAGCAGTTCGGCACGCTCGGCGCGATGTTCCCCGGCCGGATCGACCTCGGCCTCGGCCGCGCGCCCGGCACCGACCAGGCGACGGCCCGGGCGCTGCGCCGCATCACGGGCCGAGTGCTCACCGAGGACGAGTTCCCCGACCAGCTCGCCGAGCTGACGACCTTCCTGGCCGGCGCCGAGTTCCCCCGGGGCCACCGGCTGCACGGCGTGACGGCCTTCCCGCGGGCCGAGATGCCGCCGATCTGGCTGCTCGGGTCCAGCGGCTACAGCGCCCAGGTCGCCGGCATCCTGTCGCTGCCGTTCGCGTTCGCCCACCACTTCAGCGCGCAGAACACGCTGCCCGCCCTGGAGCTGTACCGCTCCTCGTTCCGGCCGTCGGCCGGCCGCGAGCGGCCGTACGCGATGGTCGCCGCCGCCGTGCTGGTGGCCGACACCGACGAGCACGCGCAGTGGCTCGCCGGCCCGATCCGGCTGACCATGATGCGCCTGCGCACCGGCCGGCCGGGAACGTACCCGACGCCGGAGGAAGCCGAGGCCTACCCCTGGACCGACCAGGAACGCGAGGTCGCGCGCCAGGCGACCGCCTCGCACGTCGTCGGCTCACCGGAGACGGTCCGCCGCGGGCTGCGCGACCTGCTCGACGCGACCGGCGCCGACGAGCTGATGGTCACCACGAACGTTCACGGCCACGCCGACCGCGTCCACTCCTACGAACTGCTGGCCGATCTCGGCAAGGACCTCGGGTCGACCCGGACGCCGGCCGGCGCCGTCAGCGAAGCCGCGCGCCCGACCAGCTGA
- a CDS encoding SDR family NAD(P)-dependent oxidoreductase, whose translation MSDYSGQTALVTGASSGIGLALADGFASRGADVVIAALPNEKLPAAAAWLRRRHPVTVHEIGVDLALEDGPDRLAARVAELGLTIDILVNNAGFGQHGYYHDLDQDLHHREVMLLCAAVERMTRLFLPGMLERDQGTLINLSSVQAFQAVPHMAVYGAAKAFVLSFTTALWAEYRGRGVQIMALCPAQTDTDFFEGLGYEVATGGRLRTPDEVVATAFRGLRRGAPYAIDGWQYRLTANAPRFLPRGLVARITEKVLHPSKMTRPAKPARDLATAADAARPAA comes from the coding sequence GTGAGCGACTACAGCGGGCAGACCGCCCTGGTCACAGGCGCCTCGTCAGGCATCGGTCTGGCTCTGGCGGACGGGTTCGCGAGCCGCGGCGCGGACGTGGTGATCGCCGCGCTGCCGAACGAGAAGCTCCCGGCGGCGGCGGCCTGGCTGCGCCGGCGCCATCCCGTGACGGTGCACGAGATCGGCGTCGACCTCGCCCTCGAGGACGGCCCGGACCGGCTCGCCGCGCGGGTGGCCGAGCTGGGGCTCACGATCGACATCCTGGTCAACAACGCCGGTTTCGGCCAGCACGGCTATTACCACGATCTCGACCAGGACCTGCACCACCGCGAGGTGATGCTGCTGTGCGCCGCCGTCGAGCGGATGACCCGGTTGTTCCTGCCCGGCATGCTTGAACGCGACCAGGGCACGCTGATCAACCTCAGCTCGGTGCAGGCGTTCCAGGCCGTGCCGCACATGGCCGTCTACGGCGCGGCGAAGGCGTTCGTCCTGTCGTTCACCACCGCGCTGTGGGCCGAGTACCGCGGCCGCGGTGTGCAGATCATGGCGCTCTGTCCGGCCCAGACCGACACCGACTTCTTCGAGGGCCTCGGCTATGAGGTCGCGACCGGAGGCCGGCTGCGGACCCCGGACGAGGTCGTCGCCACCGCCTTCCGCGGCCTCAGGCGCGGCGCGCCGTACGCCATCGACGGCTGGCAGTACCGCCTGACGGCGAACGCGCCGCGCTTCCTGCCCCGGGGCCTGGTCGCCCGCATCACCGAGAAGGTGCTGCACCCGTCGAAGATGACGCGGCCCGCGAAGCCCGCCCGCGACCTCGCCACCGCGGCCGACGCCGCCCGCCCGGCCGCCTGA